From Microcaecilia unicolor chromosome 11, aMicUni1.1, whole genome shotgun sequence, the proteins below share one genomic window:
- the KCNK6 gene encoding potassium channel subfamily K member 6 isoform X2, producing MKPWVLISIFVVSYVCYLLLGALVISIIEKPYEESLRSKLQKLKADFLDVNSCVNESKLETFLQEVLNANKYGVSVLRDAANDTNWDFATAFFFASTLVTTVGYGYTTPLSDSGKAFCIFFAMIGVPFTMLVLTVTAQRLMAIVTYKPIDYFQIQRGYSRRCVTKVHFVILLLLMLALFFLIPAAIFSIIEDSWTYLDAFYFCFISLCTIGLGDYVPGEQYQQKLRPLYKICVTFYLLIGLVNMLLILQTFHKAADLHGLTDLVLMPHHEDEDEGDHERILDTSSFQKPVESMETEVQKQLNSASHTGYSSINR from the exons ATGAAACCCTGGGTCCTAATAAGTATTTTTGTGGTCTCCTATGTCTGCTACCTACTGCTGGGGGCCCTGGTGATCTCCATTATCGAGAAGCCCTATGAGGAGAGTCTCAGAAGTAAGCTGCAGAAGCTGAAAGCTGATTTCCTGGATGTGAACAGCTGTGTGAATGAGAGCAAGTTGGAGACCTTCCTGCAGGAGGTGCTCAATGCCAACAAGTATGGCGTCTCCGTGTTGCGTGATGCCGCCAATGACACAAACTGGGACTTCGCCACCGCCTTCTTTTTTGCCAGCACCCTGGTCACCACCGTGG GTTACGGATACACCACGCCGCTCTCGGACTCTGGTAAAGCCTTCTGCATCTTCTTCGCCATGATTGGCGTGCCCTTCACCATGCTGGTGCTAACAGTCACTGCCCAGCGCCTAATGGCCATCGTCACTTACAAGCCTATTGACTACTTCCAAATTCAGAGGGGCTACAGCCGGCGGTGCGTGACCAAAGTCCACTTCGTGATTCTGCTCTTGCTCATGCTGGCACTGTTCTTTCTGATTCCTGCAGCCATATTCAGCATCATTGAGGATTCATGGACTTACCTGGATGCCTTCTACTTCTGTTTCATTTCGCTGTGCACCATTGGCCTTGGGGATTATGTTCCCGGGGAGCAATACCAGCAGAAGCTGCGCCCCTTGTATAAGATCTGTGTCACCT TTTATCTCCTCATTGGTCTCGTCAACATGCTGCTCATTCTCCAGACTTTCCACAAAGCTGCTGACCTGCACGGCCTCACTGATCTGGTCTTAATGCCTCATCATGAGGATGAAGACGAGGGGGACCACGAGAGAATCCTGGACACTTCTTCCTTTCAAAAACCAGTGGAGTCTATGGAAACAGAGGTGCAGAAACAGCTGAACTCGGCGTCCCATACTGGCTATTCCTCCATTAACCGATAG
- the KCNK6 gene encoding potassium channel subfamily K member 6 isoform X1 yields the protein MHRIQHKRGCLSLEAVCCSSRAMKPWVLISIFVVSYVCYLLLGALVISIIEKPYEESLRSKLQKLKADFLDVNSCVNESKLETFLQEVLNANKYGVSVLRDAANDTNWDFATAFFFASTLVTTVGYGYTTPLSDSGKAFCIFFAMIGVPFTMLVLTVTAQRLMAIVTYKPIDYFQIQRGYSRRCVTKVHFVILLLLMLALFFLIPAAIFSIIEDSWTYLDAFYFCFISLCTIGLGDYVPGEQYQQKLRPLYKICVTFYLLIGLVNMLLILQTFHKAADLHGLTDLVLMPHHEDEDEGDHERILDTSSFQKPVESMETEVQKQLNSASHTGYSSINR from the exons atgcATAGGATACAGCACAAGAGAG GCTGTCTCTCCCTGGAAGCCGTCTGCTGCAGTAGTCGTGCCATGAAACCCTGGGTCCTAATAAGTATTTTTGTGGTCTCCTATGTCTGCTACCTACTGCTGGGGGCCCTGGTGATCTCCATTATCGAGAAGCCCTATGAGGAGAGTCTCAGAAGTAAGCTGCAGAAGCTGAAAGCTGATTTCCTGGATGTGAACAGCTGTGTGAATGAGAGCAAGTTGGAGACCTTCCTGCAGGAGGTGCTCAATGCCAACAAGTATGGCGTCTCCGTGTTGCGTGATGCCGCCAATGACACAAACTGGGACTTCGCCACCGCCTTCTTTTTTGCCAGCACCCTGGTCACCACCGTGG GTTACGGATACACCACGCCGCTCTCGGACTCTGGTAAAGCCTTCTGCATCTTCTTCGCCATGATTGGCGTGCCCTTCACCATGCTGGTGCTAACAGTCACTGCCCAGCGCCTAATGGCCATCGTCACTTACAAGCCTATTGACTACTTCCAAATTCAGAGGGGCTACAGCCGGCGGTGCGTGACCAAAGTCCACTTCGTGATTCTGCTCTTGCTCATGCTGGCACTGTTCTTTCTGATTCCTGCAGCCATATTCAGCATCATTGAGGATTCATGGACTTACCTGGATGCCTTCTACTTCTGTTTCATTTCGCTGTGCACCATTGGCCTTGGGGATTATGTTCCCGGGGAGCAATACCAGCAGAAGCTGCGCCCCTTGTATAAGATCTGTGTCACCT TTTATCTCCTCATTGGTCTCGTCAACATGCTGCTCATTCTCCAGACTTTCCACAAAGCTGCTGACCTGCACGGCCTCACTGATCTGGTCTTAATGCCTCATCATGAGGATGAAGACGAGGGGGACCACGAGAGAATCCTGGACACTTCTTCCTTTCAAAAACCAGTGGAGTCTATGGAAACAGAGGTGCAGAAACAGCTGAACTCGGCGTCCCATACTGGCTATTCCTCCATTAACCGATAG